In Phragmites australis chromosome 17, lpPhrAust1.1, whole genome shotgun sequence, the following are encoded in one genomic region:
- the LOC133897837 gene encoding small ribosomal subunit protein cS22-like produces MATTISSLITPPALHRRCQSLASASTPASLSFRAVAAPRASRWAVALRVAASSAVLEAPEEVAARKLYVGNIPRTVTNDELRDMFAEHGTVERAEVMYDKYTNRSRRFGFVTMSTAEEANAAVESLNGTEVGGRTIKVNVTESFLPNIDRSAPEPEPVFVDSQYKVYVGNLAKTVTTEVLKNFFSEKGHILSATVSRIPGTSKSKGYGFVTFSSEEEVEAAVATFNNAQLEGQPIRVNRA; encoded by the exons ATGGCGACAACCATTTCCTCTCTCATAACCCCTCCGGCTCTCCACAGGCGCTGCCAGAGCCTCGCCTCCGCGTCCACTCCAGCCTCCCTCTCCTTCCGTGCCGTCGCAGCGCCGCGGGCGAGTCGCTGGGCGGTGGCGCTTCGGGTGGCCGCCTCCTCGGCGGTGCTAGAGGCgccggaggaggtggcggcgcggAAGCTCTACGTGGGGAACATCCCCCGGACTGTCACCAACGACGAGCTCCGCGATATGTTCGCAGAGCACGGCACCGTCGAGCGGGCCGAG GTTATGTATGACAAGTACACCAATCGCAGCCGGCGGTTTGGGTTTGTCACTATGAGCACGGCGGAGGAGGCTAACGCTGCAGTTGAGAGTCTCAATGGCACT GAGGTTGGAGGTAGAACGATTAAAGTGAACGTGACAGAGAGCTTCTTGCCGAACATCGATCGATCGGCACCAGAACCAGAGCCTGTATTTGTAGACAGTCAGTACAAGGTTTATGTTGGTAATCTTGCGAAGACTGTAACGACAGAAGTTCTTAAGAACTTCTTCTCTGAGAAGGGGCATATCCTCAGCGCCACGGTTTCTCGCATTCCCGGGACTTCAAAGTCCAAGGGATATGGCTTTGTCACCTTCTCTTCGGAGGAAGAAGTTGAAGCTGCAGTTGCTACATTTAATAACGCT CAATTGGAAGGACAACCCATTCGTGTGAATAGAGCTTAG